The following are encoded in a window of Castanea sativa cultivar Marrone di Chiusa Pesio chromosome 5, ASM4071231v1 genomic DNA:
- the LOC142635658 gene encoding uncharacterized protein LOC142635658: protein MAIEIGISHLEVFGDSKLIINQTLEQYDVKKENLVPYCKYAKKLLANFEAITLEHIPRKENRQADALANLATTLALSQEETAKVAVSQRWVVPSVIEEEKEEKQANVISVCLVENEDWRQTIIEYLQHGRLPHDVRHKTEVRRRAARFIYYKETLFRRSFDGPLPKSSGGHLYILAATDYFSKWAKPCLLGK, encoded by the exons atggccattgaaattgGCATATCGCATCTCGAAGTCTTTggggattccaaattaattatcaaccaaaccTTGGAGCAGTATGATGTCAAGAAAGAGAACCTTGTCCCTTATTGCAAATATGCGAAGAAGTTGCTCGCAAATTTTGAGGCAATTACATTGGAGCATATACCGAGGAAGGAGAATAGACAGGCCGATGCTTTAGCCAATTTGGCTACCACCTTAGCATTATCTCAAGAAGAGACAGCCAAAGTTGCTGTTTCCCAAAGGTGGGTGGTGCCTTCCgtgattgaagaagaaaaagaagaaaagcaagccAACGTCATCTCTGTATGCCTCGTCGAAAATGAAGATTGGCGACAAACAATCATTGAGTACCTTCAACATGGAAGACTCCCGCATGATGTACGCCACAAGACTGAAGTTCGGCGAAGGGCTGCTCGAtttatttactataaagaaactctCTTCCGCCGTTCATTCGATG gaccattaccaaaatcatctGGCGGCCATTTGTACATCTTGGCTGCAACTGATTACTTCTCGAAATGGGCGAAGCCGTGCCTCTTAGGGAAGTAA